One Dictyoglomus sp. NZ13-RE01 genomic window carries:
- the cas7b gene encoding type I-B CRISPR-associated protein Cas7/Csh2, translated as MSIYSKNSEILFLYDAKMTNPNGDPDDENKPRMDYEKEVNLVSDVRLKRYVRDYLESIGYEIFVAKVDGEIVKATERLKRFFEKENKKVDLNKLTKEDINFLLSKLIDVRLFGATMPIEGEKKERGASYNLTGPVQFTWGYSLNKVELVRSSSITSTFAGKKEEFGTFGKDWRLYYSLIAFYGIVSGYRAQYTNLSEDDVKLLDKAMIEGINLMASTRSKVGQKPRFLLRVEYKDKNTFLGDMRGKIILDKVDGLRDISDYEVDMNKLKAFLESNKEKIEKIYIFEDDELKVKGGPFKEQLKATFSDKVVSIQ; from the coding sequence ATGAGCATATATTCCAAAAATTCTGAGATTTTATTCCTTTATGATGCCAAAATGACAAATCCTAATGGTGATCCAGATGATGAGAACAAACCAAGAATGGATTATGAAAAAGAAGTAAATCTTGTTAGTGATGTAAGATTAAAAAGATATGTTAGGGACTATTTAGAAAGTATAGGATATGAAATATTTGTGGCAAAGGTAGATGGTGAAATTGTCAAAGCCACAGAAAGACTGAAAAGATTTTTTGAAAAAGAAAACAAAAAGGTTGATCTGAATAAGCTAACAAAGGAAGACATAAACTTTTTACTTTCAAAATTAATAGATGTTAGACTTTTTGGGGCAACAATGCCAATCGAAGGAGAAAAAAAGGAACGAGGAGCAAGCTATAATCTTACAGGACCTGTACAGTTTACATGGGGATATTCTTTAAATAAGGTAGAACTTGTCAGATCAAGCTCCATTACTTCTACATTTGCTGGAAAAAAAGAAGAATTTGGTACCTTTGGGAAGGATTGGCGACTATACTACTCACTAATTGCTTTTTATGGGATAGTAAGTGGATACAGAGCCCAATACACAAATCTTTCTGAAGATGACGTAAAGCTTTTGGATAAGGCAATGATTGAAGGAATAAACCTAATGGCATCCACAAGAAGTAAAGTAGGACAAAAACCAAGATTTTTATTAAGGGTGGAGTATAAAGACAAGAATACGTTCTTAGGGGACATGAGAGGGAAAATTATATTGGATAAAGTAGATGGCTTAAGAGATATATCGGATTACGAGGTTGATATGAATAAATTAAAAGCATTTTTGGAGTCCAACAAAGAAAAAATTGAAAAAATCTATATTTTTGAAGACGATGAACTAAAAGTAAAAGGTGGTCCATTTAAAGAACAGTTAAAGGCTACTTTCTCTGATAAAGTAGTGAGCATTCAATAA
- the cas6 gene encoding CRISPR-associated endoribonuclease Cas6: MRIKLTYESLNGKIILPNHYNYYLQSLIYQTFSPDLAGKLHEEGFLLGKRPFKLFTFSRILEKGKPSKDKKFLIFDSRITFYFSSPKEEIVENLAERSIREREFHLLNNKIYLAQIEIVTLPRIEEKIVIKALSPITVYSTIKKENNETLIHYYKPIEEDFSKLIEKNAKKKYKLIYQKEPPEDSYLHIKPLKFSVSENLKIILFKNTPIEGYTGIYEISGTRELILSTYEAGLGNKNSEGFGMWEIWKKKEKEVRECLRK; encoded by the coding sequence ATGAGAATAAAACTAACTTATGAATCTTTAAATGGAAAGATTATTCTTCCCAACCACTATAATTATTATCTTCAAAGCTTAATATACCAAACGTTCTCACCTGACCTTGCTGGAAAACTCCACGAAGAAGGTTTCCTATTAGGGAAAAGACCTTTCAAGCTTTTTACCTTCTCAAGAATATTAGAAAAGGGAAAGCCATCAAAAGATAAGAAATTCTTAATTTTCGATAGTAGAATAACCTTTTATTTTTCTTCTCCAAAGGAAGAAATTGTTGAAAATCTTGCAGAAAGATCCATAAGAGAAAGAGAATTTCATTTACTAAACAACAAGATATACTTAGCTCAAATAGAGATAGTAACCTTGCCAAGAATCGAAGAAAAGATTGTTATAAAAGCTCTCTCCCCCATCACAGTTTATAGCACCATAAAGAAAGAGAACAATGAAACCCTCATTCACTACTATAAACCAATAGAAGAAGACTTTTCCAAGCTCATTGAGAAAAATGCCAAGAAAAAATACAAGCTAATATACCAAAAGGAACCTCCAGAAGATTCCTATCTACATATTAAGCCATTAAAGTTTTCTGTGAGCGAAAATCTTAAAATAATCCTATTTAAAAATACTCCCATTGAGGGTTATACAGGAATATATGAGATTTCAGGAACTCGCGAATTAATCCTATCTACCTATGAGGCAGGACTTGGCAACAAAAATTCTGAGGGCTTTGGTATGTGGGAAATTTGGAAAAAGAAAGAAAAGGAGGTGAGAGAATGCTTAAGGAAATAA
- the lpdA gene encoding dihydrolipoyl dehydrogenase: MEKFDVIFLGAGSAGYVGAIRSADLGMSVCIIENRELGGTCLNRGCIPTKALLKSADLYTEAKESKVFGIDIPNISYDIDGILKWKENVVKKLVSGVEFLLKSRKVVIKRGFGKIVDGGTIEIETQNGKELVQGKNIVIATGSEPAEIPALKIDHVNILNSDDALNLREIPDDVVIVGAGAIGIEFATFWSSFGAKVTIVEMMPQVVPTLRDRKTAQVIQRILSKKGVKVITGTKIENIEVKDGKVYSTLSTGEVLTSSKVLVSIGRKLNSEGIGLESVGIKTDRGRIIVDNYLRTNVEGFYAVGDVIGGLLLAHKAMYDGETVAEIIAGKDKPVSYEVVPWAIFSKPEISAVGLTEEEAVEKGIEVITGEFPFTANGKALTMNSTDGFVKIVAKKDTKEIIGAQIVGPEASVLISELALAMKAKLTLNDIANTIHTHPTLPEAILESAKSALGEAIHIVNKK; encoded by the coding sequence ATGGAGAAGTTTGATGTAATCTTCTTAGGAGCTGGAAGTGCTGGTTATGTAGGAGCTATAAGGTCCGCAGACTTAGGTATGTCTGTATGTATTATTGAAAATAGAGAGCTTGGAGGAACATGTTTAAATAGGGGATGTATTCCAACAAAAGCTTTATTAAAATCTGCAGATTTGTATACAGAAGCCAAAGAATCTAAAGTTTTTGGGATAGACATTCCTAATATTTCCTATGATATTGATGGAATATTAAAATGGAAAGAAAATGTAGTGAAAAAATTAGTTTCTGGAGTTGAGTTTCTTTTAAAATCAAGGAAAGTAGTTATAAAGAGAGGTTTTGGCAAAATTGTAGATGGTGGAACTATAGAGATAGAAACTCAAAATGGTAAGGAATTAGTGCAAGGTAAAAATATTGTTATAGCCACAGGATCAGAGCCAGCAGAGATTCCAGCCTTAAAAATCGATCATGTAAATATATTGAATTCCGACGATGCATTGAATTTAAGAGAAATTCCTGATGATGTGGTTATAGTAGGAGCAGGTGCTATTGGAATAGAGTTTGCAACTTTTTGGTCATCCTTTGGTGCAAAAGTAACAATTGTTGAGATGATGCCTCAAGTGGTACCCACTCTCAGAGATAGAAAAACTGCTCAGGTAATTCAGAGAATACTAAGTAAAAAAGGAGTAAAAGTCATTACAGGAACGAAAATAGAAAATATTGAAGTAAAGGATGGAAAAGTTTATTCTACTCTTTCTACAGGAGAAGTTCTTACTTCAAGTAAGGTACTTGTATCCATTGGAAGAAAGCTTAATTCTGAAGGCATTGGATTAGAAAGTGTAGGGATTAAGACAGATAGAGGAAGAATAATAGTAGATAATTATTTAAGAACAAATGTGGAAGGTTTTTATGCTGTTGGAGATGTAATAGGTGGACTACTTCTTGCACACAAGGCAATGTATGATGGAGAGACAGTAGCAGAAATTATTGCAGGAAAGGACAAACCTGTTTCTTATGAGGTTGTTCCATGGGCAATATTCTCCAAGCCAGAAATCTCAGCAGTTGGACTAACTGAGGAAGAGGCAGTGGAAAAAGGTATAGAAGTAATAACAGGGGAATTTCCTTTTACAGCAAATGGAAAGGCTCTAACTATGAATTCTACCGATGGTTTTGTTAAGATTGTTGCTAAGAAGGATACTAAGGAAATTATTGGAGCTCAAATAGTAGGACCAGAGGCATCAGTTTTAATAAGCGAGCTTGCTCTTGCTATGAAAGCAAAACTAACCTTAAATGATATAGCAAATACAATACACACTCATCCTACATTGCCAGAGGCAATTCTTGAATCTGCCAAATCTGCTTTGGGCGAAGCTATTCATATTGTAAATAAGAAATAG
- a CDS encoding CRISPR-associated helicase/endonuclease Cas3: protein MEFYSHLDPKTLLIDHLREVAERAQNYFYFNSKEDLNKIAYLLGLTHDFGKYTTYFQDRLHGRKDPGKLADHGFISSLYTAYTLSKAKEKLNIGEELKEFLPLISSFVVYHHHLDLTDLDNFDAHLEEDYLEKVKAQIENMKENRQDIEKDLVELGLPTIEEFEQNLNKIVDEIKRLLYKYKNPLLEKEKEKISILTLALFSALIDADKKSAGKVKEIDRKSIPENIVEIHKSRKFKNSNDEINKLREEIFENITKKVESLDIENKKIFSLTAPTGSGKTLTGFAFAVKLRKKIEEKYNYTPRIIYSLPFISIIDQNYKILYEVLSNIENFEGNSSTYIIGHHHLSNIEYEEGNEFEEVEKALSLIESWESEVIVTTFVQLLHSVIGFKNKFLKKYHNIARSIIILDEAQNVPAEYWELIRRVFKLMTQYLNCYIILMTATRPLIFHENEIEEILDQKEKYFRSLSRVILKPRLEERKIPDFLTLFEEIYKPGKSYLIVTNTINSSIDIYKLLKEKFKNLYYLSANLISKHKLERINDIKSKLENGEKVILVSTQVVEAGVDLDFDITIRDLGPLDSIVQVAGRCNRNLKKGKNSGEVYVLNLKDEKNRSLSTYVYSQILPSISKTILEEINEIEEAKFLELVDQYFKRIREIKSFEDSEKIFQALLDLRFFSKNESSVSSFNVIQEKGTIYPVFIEWDEDAKNTWKKYKEIIEMEGEIWEKKKRLLEIKRQFEDYIVNVRVQGSINEIFGMIFEKGLGYVPHEKVQDFYDEETGFKKDLKNVSALIL, encoded by the coding sequence ATGGAATTTTATTCCCATTTAGATCCTAAGACCTTACTTATAGATCATCTAAGAGAGGTGGCAGAAAGAGCCCAAAATTATTTCTATTTCAATAGCAAAGAAGATCTTAATAAAATCGCATATCTGTTGGGACTAACTCATGACTTTGGGAAATATACAACATATTTTCAGGACAGACTACATGGAAGGAAGGATCCTGGGAAATTGGCTGACCATGGGTTTATCTCCTCTCTCTATACAGCATACACATTATCAAAGGCAAAAGAAAAATTAAATATTGGGGAGGAATTAAAAGAATTCCTCCCCCTTATTTCCTCCTTTGTTGTATATCATCACCACTTAGATCTAACAGACCTTGATAATTTTGATGCTCACTTAGAAGAGGATTACTTGGAAAAAGTTAAAGCGCAAATTGAAAATATGAAGGAAAACCGTCAAGATATAGAAAAAGATTTGGTAGAACTTGGATTACCAACTATTGAAGAATTTGAGCAAAACCTAAACAAAATAGTTGATGAAATTAAACGTCTACTTTATAAATACAAAAACCCCTTGCTCGAGAAGGAAAAAGAAAAAATATCTATCCTAACCCTGGCTCTTTTTTCCGCCCTTATTGATGCTGATAAAAAGTCTGCTGGAAAAGTAAAAGAAATAGATAGAAAGTCAATTCCTGAAAATATAGTAGAAATCCATAAAAGCAGGAAATTTAAAAATAGTAATGATGAGATAAACAAATTAAGGGAAGAAATCTTTGAAAACATAACTAAAAAAGTAGAAAGCTTAGATATAGAAAATAAAAAAATATTTAGTCTTACTGCCCCAACAGGCTCTGGAAAAACCCTTACCGGTTTTGCCTTCGCAGTAAAACTAAGAAAGAAAATAGAAGAAAAGTATAACTATACACCAAGAATTATATACTCCCTACCATTTATATCTATAATAGATCAGAATTACAAGATACTCTACGAAGTACTATCTAACATAGAAAACTTTGAAGGAAATAGTTCCACATATATAATAGGGCATCATCACTTATCAAACATAGAATATGAAGAAGGCAATGAATTTGAAGAAGTAGAAAAAGCACTTTCTCTCATAGAATCATGGGAATCGGAGGTAATAGTTACCACTTTTGTACAACTCCTTCATTCAGTTATCGGATTTAAAAATAAATTTCTAAAAAAGTACCATAACATTGCAAGAAGTATTATCATCCTTGATGAGGCACAAAATGTACCTGCAGAATATTGGGAACTTATAAGAAGAGTATTTAAGTTAATGACACAATATCTGAATTGCTACATAATACTTATGACTGCAACAAGACCACTAATCTTCCATGAAAATGAAATAGAAGAAATATTAGATCAAAAGGAAAAATATTTTAGAAGTCTAAGCAGAGTAATATTAAAACCAAGGTTAGAAGAAAGAAAAATACCAGATTTCCTAACCCTCTTTGAAGAAATCTATAAACCAGGCAAATCCTACCTAATAGTAACGAACACTATCAACTCCTCTATTGATATATACAAACTTTTAAAAGAGAAATTTAAAAACCTTTATTATTTATCTGCAAACCTAATCTCAAAACACAAATTAGAAAGGATAAATGATATCAAGAGTAAATTGGAAAATGGTGAAAAAGTTATACTTGTTTCAACTCAGGTAGTTGAGGCAGGAGTTGACCTGGACTTTGATATAACCATTAGAGATCTTGGACCTTTAGATTCCATTGTTCAAGTGGCAGGAAGATGCAATAGAAATCTTAAGAAGGGGAAAAACTCTGGAGAAGTTTATGTTCTGAATCTAAAGGACGAGAAAAATAGAAGCTTATCTACCTATGTTTATTCCCAAATTTTACCAAGTATATCCAAAACAATACTTGAAGAGATAAACGAAATTGAAGAAGCAAAATTTTTGGAACTTGTAGATCAATATTTTAAAAGAATAAGAGAAATAAAGTCCTTTGAAGATTCAGAAAAAATATTTCAGGCTTTGCTTGATTTGAGATTCTTCTCAAAAAATGAGTCTTCTGTAAGCTCCTTTAACGTTATACAGGAAAAAGGAACTATTTATCCTGTATTTATAGAATGGGATGAAGATGCAAAAAACACATGGAAAAAGTATAAAGAAATAATAGAGATGGAAGGAGAAATCTGGGAGAAGAAAAAACGCTTATTAGAAATTAAAAGGCAGTTTGAGGATTACATAGTAAATGTAAGAGTACAAGGAAGTATTAATGAAATATTCGGTATGATTTTTGAAAAAGGTTTAGGATATGTACCCCATGAAAAAGTACAAGACTTTTATGATGAAGAAACAGGATTTAAAAAAGATCTTAAAAATGTTTCCGCATTAATACTATGA
- a CDS encoding dopamine beta hydroxylase, with amino-acid sequence MKKLLILLLVGISLIGFSFGQSKPKIDGILSPNEYKNYASFSNGEYKIFWSIIDDGVYILITALTKGWIALGINPGVKAGEADYILGYVKDKEVKVVDYWAPAKHVDHVPDVKLGGKDDILEYAGVESGNYTTIEFRRKLVTGDKYDKEFPKTGTLKIVWALGPSDDLSTKHFKAGYGELKY; translated from the coding sequence ATGAAAAAACTATTAATTCTCTTATTAGTAGGGATATCTCTAATTGGATTTTCTTTTGGACAGTCAAAACCTAAGATTGATGGCATACTTTCTCCTAATGAGTACAAAAATTATGCTTCATTTTCAAATGGAGAGTATAAAATATTTTGGAGCATTATTGATGATGGGGTTTACATTCTCATTACTGCTTTGACAAAAGGTTGGATAGCTCTTGGAATAAATCCTGGTGTTAAGGCAGGAGAGGCAGATTATATTTTAGGTTATGTTAAGGATAAAGAAGTAAAGGTAGTAGATTATTGGGCACCTGCAAAACATGTAGATCATGTTCCAGATGTGAAGTTAGGTGGAAAAGATGACATTTTAGAGTATGCAGGAGTTGAGTCCGGAAATTACACTACAATAGAGTTTAGAAGAAAGTTAGTAACTGGAGATAAGTATGATAAAGAGTTCCCAAAGACTGGTACTTTAAAGATTGTATGGGCTCTTGGACCATCTGATGATTTATCTACCAAACATTTTAAGGCTGGTTATGGAGAACTTAAGTACTAA
- the cas5b gene encoding type I-B CRISPR-associated protein Cas5, translating to MKVLVFDLIGKMAHFRKYYTNSSSLSYYFPPRTTTIGLIAGIIGRERDQYYEDFSEDKTGIAISIKTNLRKKINTVNYIKAENKNELNLSRKEHTQVPLELILPDEYDKELIYRIFFYHRDQNVFDEVVENVKNEKVKFPPYLGISECIGNIKFIYYGDVKEEEKENPEINSIVSVDFISRNNCTIEPYEGALYVKELMPFSFDSNRMPKNSPREYIAEIKKGKIKIRGKIKVKVIEELNENFLFMEE from the coding sequence ATGAAGGTCTTAGTATTTGATCTTATTGGCAAAATGGCGCACTTTAGGAAGTACTATACAAACTCTTCTTCCCTCTCCTACTATTTTCCTCCAAGAACAACTACCATAGGGCTTATTGCAGGGATAATAGGAAGAGAAAGGGATCAATACTATGAGGACTTCTCCGAAGACAAAACAGGAATTGCCATTTCCATAAAAACAAATCTAAGAAAAAAGATAAACACTGTAAACTATATAAAAGCAGAAAATAAGAATGAATTGAACTTAAGTAGGAAAGAACACACCCAAGTACCATTAGAATTAATCTTGCCAGACGAATACGATAAAGAATTAATCTACAGAATATTCTTCTACCACAGAGATCAAAACGTATTTGATGAGGTAGTAGAGAATGTTAAAAATGAAAAGGTAAAATTTCCTCCATACTTAGGAATAAGTGAATGCATAGGCAACATAAAATTTATATATTATGGAGATGTAAAAGAAGAAGAGAAAGAAAATCCAGAAATAAACTCCATAGTAAGTGTAGATTTTATAAGTAGGAATAATTGCACTATAGAGCCTTATGAAGGTGCATTATATGTGAAGGAATTAATGCCTTTCTCCTTTGACTCCAACAGAATGCCTAAAAACTCACCAAGAGAGTACATAGCAGAAATAAAGAAGGGAAAGATAAAAATCAGGGGAAAAATAAAAGTTAAGGTTATTGAAGAGCTAAACGAAAATTTTCTATTCATGGAGGAATAA
- the cas2 gene encoding CRISPR-associated endonuclease Cas2, translating into MYVIMVYDINEERVSKVLKIARKYLTWVQNSVLEGEITEAKFERLNYELMNIINTEEDSIIFYIMRTTKYTERKIIGLEKGKINNNFL; encoded by the coding sequence ATGTATGTGATCATGGTCTATGATATAAATGAAGAAAGGGTCTCTAAGGTGTTGAAAATTGCAAGAAAGTATCTCACTTGGGTCCAAAATTCTGTGCTTGAAGGGGAAATAACAGAAGCAAAATTTGAAAGACTTAATTACGAACTAATGAATATTATTAATACAGAAGAAGACTCCATTATCTTTTACATTATGCGCACTACAAAGTACACTGAGCGAAAAATAATAGGATTAGAAAAAGGAAAGATAAACAATAATTTTTTATAA
- a CDS encoding lactose ABC transporter permease: MKKRLAIRYFFIYLFLIIVSIISVFPFFWMIVGMTNTSVDINRGKLTFGNALLENFRNLFQNYNMWQIILNSFKISFFVVLGALIVSSLAAYGFEFCPSKSRERFYAILLLTMMIPFAALMVPLFRMMSNLNLLDNHWGVILPMIPSVFLLFFFRQNFKLYPKEIIMAAKVDGANELRILTSIVFPSMKSTYAAAAIWAFMTSWNSYLWPLVVLQSSDKKTLILLLSTLASGYNPDFGVIMALIVITTLPMIVIFFGLQKYFVQGILGAVKQ, encoded by the coding sequence ATGAAAAAAAGATTGGCAATTAGATATTTCTTTATTTATTTGTTTCTAATCATAGTATCAATAATTTCTGTTTTTCCATTCTTTTGGATGATTGTGGGAATGACCAATACATCTGTTGATATAAATAGGGGAAAATTGACCTTTGGAAATGCATTATTAGAAAACTTCAGAAACCTATTTCAAAATTATAACATGTGGCAAATAATACTAAATTCCTTTAAAATATCTTTTTTTGTGGTTTTAGGTGCTTTGATTGTTTCCTCTTTAGCTGCTTACGGGTTTGAATTCTGTCCATCTAAATCAAGAGAAAGATTTTATGCAATTTTACTCCTAACTATGATGATTCCTTTTGCAGCCTTAATGGTGCCTTTATTTAGGATGATGTCTAATTTAAATCTGCTCGACAATCATTGGGGAGTTATTCTGCCCATGATACCTTCTGTATTTTTACTCTTTTTCTTCCGTCAGAATTTCAAATTATATCCTAAGGAAATTATAATGGCTGCAAAAGTAGATGGGGCAAACGAGCTTAGAATCTTAACATCAATTGTTTTTCCTTCTATGAAATCTACTTACGCAGCTGCAGCTATATGGGCATTTATGACAAGTTGGAATTCCTATCTTTGGCCATTGGTTGTTTTGCAGAGCAGTGATAAGAAGACCTTAATTTTGCTCTTATCTACTCTTGCTTCTGGATATAACCCAGATTTTGGAGTCATTATGGCTCTAATTGTAATTACAACGTTGCCTATGATAGTTATATTTTTTGGATTACAAAAGTATTTTGTGCAAGGTATTCTTGGTGCTGTAAAGCAATAG
- a CDS encoding peroxiredoxin (alkyl hydroperoxidase; catalyze the reduction of hydrogen peroxide to water and the reduction of alkyl hydroperoxides to the corresponding alcohols) — protein sequence METRLPLLGEKFPEVKVQTTHGELELPKAFAGKWFVLFSHPADFTPVCTTEFYAFQKRYNKFRELNAELIGLSVDQVFSHIKWVEWIKEKLGVDIEFPIIADTGEVAEKLGLIHPGKGTNTVRAVFIVDPQGVIRLIIYYPQEIGRNVDEIIRALKALQVSDEKGVALPENWPNNELIGDKAIISPAKDIKTAKEILEKAKKGEIEAYDWWFAYKKI from the coding sequence ATGGAAACCAGATTACCCTTGTTAGGAGAAAAATTTCCAGAGGTAAAAGTGCAAACTACTCATGGAGAGTTAGAACTTCCTAAAGCTTTTGCTGGAAAATGGTTTGTACTATTTAGCCATCCTGCAGATTTTACTCCTGTATGTACAACAGAATTTTATGCATTCCAAAAGAGGTACAACAAATTTAGAGAACTTAATGCAGAATTAATTGGACTTAGCGTAGACCAAGTATTTTCTCATATCAAATGGGTAGAATGGATTAAAGAAAAACTTGGGGTAGACATTGAATTTCCAATCATAGCAGATACTGGGGAAGTTGCAGAAAAACTTGGCTTAATCCATCCAGGAAAAGGTACAAATACTGTAAGAGCAGTATTCATAGTAGACCCTCAAGGAGTAATAAGGTTAATAATATACTATCCACAGGAGATAGGTAGAAATGTAGATGAAATTATTAGAGCACTAAAAGCCCTTCAAGTTTCCGATGAAAAAGGAGTTGCATTACCAGAAAATTGGCCAAACAATGAGCTTATTGGTGATAAGGCAATAATTTCACCTGCCAAAGATATTAAGACTGCAAAAGAAATATTAGAAAAAGCCAAAAAAGGAGAAATAGAAGCCTACGATTGGTGGTTTGCATACAAGAAAATTTAG
- a CDS encoding subtype I-B CRISPR-associated endonuclease Cas1, producing the protein MSESIYVFSSGEIKRKQNTIYFEDKDGNKKYLPIENIREIHFLGEITLNKDFLEYITQKEIILHFYNYYGYYVGSYYPREHYNSGYMILKQAEHYLDNSKRLALAKKFVEGAYKNILKVLNYYHKRETNLETHIKKIMSLSEKINMCERIDELMAIEGNIRETYYDAFNEIIENEDFKFDTRTKRPPENMINTLISFGNSLIYTYILSEIYKTHLDPRIGFLHTTNFRRFSLNLDIAEIFKPIIVDRVIFNIVNKNMISKKDFEEKLGGLYLKDSGRKIFIDKIEEKLKTTVEYKKIGKSISYRRLIRLELYKLEKHLIGEEEYEPLVAEW; encoded by the coding sequence ATGAGCGAAAGTATATATGTGTTTTCAAGCGGTGAGATAAAACGAAAACAAAATACCATTTACTTTGAGGACAAAGATGGAAATAAAAAATATTTGCCTATAGAAAATATAAGGGAGATACATTTTTTAGGAGAAATCACATTAAATAAAGATTTTTTAGAATACATTACTCAAAAGGAAATAATACTCCATTTTTACAATTACTATGGATATTATGTTGGCAGTTACTATCCCAGAGAACATTACAACAGTGGATACATGATATTAAAGCAAGCAGAACATTATTTAGACAATAGTAAAAGATTGGCTTTAGCTAAAAAATTTGTCGAAGGTGCTTACAAGAACATACTAAAAGTCCTCAACTATTACCATAAGAGGGAAACAAATCTTGAGACACACATCAAAAAAATTATGAGTTTATCTGAAAAAATAAATATGTGCGAGAGAATTGATGAGCTAATGGCTATTGAAGGGAATATAAGGGAAACTTATTATGATGCCTTTAACGAAATAATAGAAAATGAGGACTTCAAATTTGATACAAGAACAAAAAGACCTCCAGAAAATATGATAAATACTTTGATTAGCTTTGGAAATTCTCTTATCTATACCTATATACTCTCAGAAATTTACAAAACTCATCTTGATCCAAGAATTGGCTTTCTTCATACTACAAACTTTAGAAGATTCTCTTTGAATTTAGATATAGCAGAAATATTCAAACCCATAATTGTAGATAGAGTAATCTTTAATATTGTAAATAAAAACATGATATCAAAAAAGGATTTTGAAGAAAAATTAGGAGGATTATATTTAAAAGATTCTGGAAGAAAAATATTTATAGATAAAATAGAGGAAAAACTAAAAACCACAGTAGAGTATAAAAAAATAGGAAAAAGTATATCCTATAGAAGGCTTATAAGACTTGAGCTGTATAAACTTGAGAAACACTTGATAGGAGAAGAGGAATATGAACCTTTGGTAGCAGAATGGTAG
- the cas4 gene encoding CRISPR-associated protein Cas4, which produces MRSINGTLIASYYACKRELWFMAHEIIPDQDNSFLELGRFNEETFYEREEKGLIVGDLKIDLIKKGRDTLVVGEIKKSSRSEKTGIMQLYYYLLYLKERGVEAKGEVLIPKEKKKIAIELTPEIEEELKEAIKEIEKIIDMETPPPKEKIKYCIPCAYREFCWA; this is translated from the coding sequence ATGAGAAGTATTAATGGAACACTTATTGCAAGTTACTATGCCTGTAAAAGAGAGCTCTGGTTTATGGCCCATGAAATCATACCAGATCAAGACAACTCATTTTTAGAATTAGGTAGATTCAATGAGGAAACCTTTTATGAAAGAGAAGAAAAAGGGCTTATTGTTGGAGACCTGAAGATTGACCTAATTAAAAAAGGAAGAGATACATTGGTTGTAGGAGAAATAAAGAAGTCATCAAGGTCTGAAAAAACTGGGATTATGCAACTTTACTATTATCTACTTTATTTAAAAGAAAGAGGTGTTGAGGCAAAAGGGGAAGTACTAATTCCAAAGGAAAAGAAAAAGATAGCTATTGAGCTTACTCCAGAAATAGAGGAAGAATTAAAAGAAGCTATAAAAGAAATAGAAAAAATAATCGATATGGAAACACCTCCTCCTAAGGAAAAAATAAAATATTGTATACCTTGTGCGTATAGGGAGTTTTGTTGGGCATGA